One window of Chryseobacterium sp. JJR-5R genomic DNA carries:
- a CDS encoding MGH1-like glycoside hydrolase domain-containing protein — MKEKDRLSDIAWKKWGPYVSNREWGLVREDYSENGDAWNYTNHDTAEAKTYRWGEEGICGICDSLQKLVFSVGFWNKKDKMVKERFFGLSNGQGNHGEDVKEYFYYLDSTPTHSYMKMLYKYPQNAFPYEDLISTNAEKTKQDPEYELIDTGIFDRNEYFDIFIEYAKESGHDILVKLTVINKSENEAPLVILPTLWFRNTWSWGYDAYKPRMTSGEADRISISHKDLEIKNIYAGQSGKVLFCDNETNNERLYQSPNAAKYCKDGINDFIINGNTQSVNPENTGTKASFLIDETFQPKEIKTFEFRLSDKDLDQPFEDFKDTFEGRKKEADEFYQEIQDGIETDDEKMVQRQAFAGMLWNKMFYHYNVEKWLKGDPGQMPPPKSRENIRNSEWKSLNNEHIISMPDKWEYPWYATWDLAFHSISFALIDPDFAKHQLKLFLLEWYMHPNGQLPAYEWDFSDVNPPVHAWAVFRVFKIDEYLKDKPDIAFLESTFQKLLINFTWWVNKKDINGNNIFEGGFLGLDNIGAFDRNAELPDGEHLEQSDGTSWMAMFALNMMRIAMELALYNKVYEEMAIKFFEHFLSIANSLDNMGEECFSLWDEQDEFFYDAISSGYGNHMYLRLRTIVGLIPMFAVEVIDDAMIENLPNFKKRMQWVLENKPELAALVSHWDVKGQDSKHLLSLLRGHRLKRLLHRMLNPEEFLSEFGVRALSKEYEDNPYTLQLNGTDYTVKYTPAESDSALFGGNSNWRGPVWFPINFLIIESLQRFFFYYSPDFLVEYPTGSGNYSNLDEIADALSKRLSKLFLKDENGNRPFNGQYPRFQDDPDFKDYILFYEYFHGDNGRGVGASHQTGWTGLITKILMPRFSKKKIAESETELTKADE; from the coding sequence ATGAAAGAAAAAGACCGGTTGTCAGACATTGCATGGAAAAAATGGGGACCTTATGTAAGCAACAGGGAGTGGGGGCTTGTACGTGAAGATTACAGCGAAAACGGGGATGCCTGGAACTACACCAACCATGATACTGCAGAAGCTAAAACATACCGCTGGGGAGAAGAAGGGATCTGCGGAATCTGTGACAGCCTGCAGAAGCTGGTATTTTCGGTCGGATTCTGGAATAAGAAAGACAAGATGGTCAAGGAAAGGTTTTTCGGCCTTTCCAACGGGCAGGGCAACCATGGGGAAGATGTAAAGGAATACTTTTATTACCTGGATTCCACACCCACCCATTCCTATATGAAGATGTTGTACAAATATCCTCAGAATGCGTTTCCTTACGAAGACCTTATAAGTACCAATGCGGAAAAAACCAAGCAGGACCCTGAATACGAGCTTATAGACACCGGGATTTTTGACCGAAATGAATATTTCGATATTTTTATAGAATACGCAAAGGAAAGCGGGCATGATATACTGGTAAAGCTTACAGTCATTAACAAATCTGAAAATGAAGCACCGCTGGTTATTCTGCCTACTCTATGGTTCAGAAATACATGGAGCTGGGGTTATGATGCGTATAAACCGCGGATGACTTCTGGAGAGGCAGACCGGATCAGCATCAGCCATAAAGACCTGGAAATTAAAAATATCTATGCCGGCCAGTCGGGAAAAGTTCTTTTTTGCGATAATGAAACCAATAATGAACGCCTTTACCAATCCCCCAATGCAGCAAAATACTGTAAGGACGGCATCAATGACTTCATTATCAACGGAAATACGCAGTCCGTCAATCCGGAAAATACCGGAACCAAAGCATCGTTCTTGATAGATGAAACTTTTCAGCCGAAAGAAATAAAAACTTTTGAATTCAGGCTTTCTGATAAAGACCTGGACCAGCCTTTTGAAGATTTTAAAGATACTTTTGAAGGCAGGAAGAAAGAAGCAGATGAATTTTATCAGGAAATCCAGGACGGAATAGAAACGGATGACGAAAAAATGGTTCAGCGCCAGGCTTTTGCCGGCATGCTCTGGAATAAAATGTTCTACCATTACAATGTGGAGAAATGGCTCAAGGGCGATCCCGGCCAGATGCCTCCTCCAAAATCCCGCGAAAACATCCGTAATTCCGAGTGGAAGAGCCTTAACAATGAACACATCATTTCAATGCCGGATAAATGGGAATATCCCTGGTATGCTACCTGGGATCTTGCTTTTCATTCGATCAGTTTTGCACTGATTGATCCTGATTTTGCAAAACATCAGCTGAAACTGTTCCTCCTGGAATGGTATATGCATCCGAACGGCCAGCTGCCTGCTTATGAATGGGATTTCAGCGATGTAAATCCTCCGGTTCACGCTTGGGCGGTCTTTCGTGTTTTCAAGATTGATGAATATTTAAAAGATAAGCCGGATATTGCTTTCTTGGAAAGCACATTTCAGAAACTGCTGATAAATTTTACATGGTGGGTCAATAAAAAAGACATTAACGGAAATAATATTTTTGAAGGCGGTTTCCTGGGGCTTGATAACATAGGCGCTTTTGACCGCAATGCGGAATTGCCTGACGGCGAACATCTTGAGCAGTCTGACGGGACGAGTTGGATGGCTATGTTCGCTTTAAATATGATGAGAATTGCCATGGAACTGGCCCTGTATAATAAGGTCTATGAAGAAATGGCCATAAAGTTCTTTGAACATTTCCTTTCCATTGCAAATTCCCTTGATAATATGGGTGAGGAATGTTTCAGCCTGTGGGATGAGCAGGATGAGTTTTTCTATGATGCTATTTCTTCAGGGTATGGCAATCATATGTATCTGAGATTGAGAACTATTGTAGGTCTGATCCCGATGTTTGCCGTTGAGGTGATTGATGATGCCATGATCGAAAACCTGCCGAATTTCAAAAAAAGAATGCAGTGGGTACTTGAAAATAAGCCGGAACTCGCAGCCTTGGTTTCGCATTGGGACGTAAAAGGCCAGGATTCCAAACACCTGCTTTCCCTTTTGAGGGGCCACCGCCTTAAGAGGCTGTTGCACAGAATGCTGAATCCGGAGGAATTTTTAAGTGAATTCGGGGTGCGTGCCTTATCAAAGGAATATGAGGATAATCCGTACACCTTACAATTGAACGGGACCGATTATACGGTTAAATATACACCTGCAGAAAGTGACAGTGCCCTTTTCGGAGGCAACAGCAACTGGCGCGGCCCGGTCTGGTTTCCCATCAATTTCCTGATAATCGAAAGCCTGCAGCGTTTCTTCTTTTATTACAGCCCTGATTTCCTGGTAGAATATCCTACCGGAAGCGGGAATTATTCAAACCTGGATGAGATTGCAGATGCTTTAAGCAAACGGCTTTCAAAATTATTTTTAAAGGATGAAAACGGGAACCGCCCTTTCAACGGACAGTACCCGAGATTTCAGGACGATCCGGATTTCAAAGACTATATCCTGTTTTATGAATATTTTCACGGGGACAACGGCCGTGGCGTAGGGGCTTCCCACCAGACGGGATGGACCGGCCTGATCACCAAGATCCTGATGCCCAGATTCTCAAAAAAGAAAATTGCAGAATCGGAAACGGAACTTACAAAAGCTGATGAATAA
- the recO gene encoding DNA repair protein RecO — translation MNSQNGFLLSYIKYGENDAVLHCFTEDDGFQSYFLKGIYTKKNKKKALLLPLSHLSFSLLPVKGNGIQTISKFEMVKSSDIYTDIKCSTVVFFISDFLNQNLRHENKNPNVFVSIHEFIHELENRNYQAHYIFLVKILKIHGVAPLLNTGNFLDPETGTFSAEPMHQLFNKEVSAVWKMIISAPDPYRVKIPPVYRKDLLDSLLVYYHYHITDFQIPPSLEVIQQIFE, via the coding sequence ATGAATTCACAAAACGGTTTTTTATTATCTTATATAAAATATGGTGAAAATGATGCGGTCCTGCATTGTTTTACGGAAGATGACGGCTTCCAGTCTTATTTCCTGAAAGGTATTTATACCAAAAAGAATAAGAAGAAAGCCCTGCTTCTGCCATTGAGCCACCTGAGTTTTTCCTTGCTTCCGGTAAAAGGAAACGGAATACAGACCATTTCAAAATTCGAGATGGTAAAAAGCAGTGACATTTATACGGACATAAAATGCAGCACCGTTGTGTTTTTTATTTCAGATTTTTTAAATCAGAACCTCAGGCATGAAAATAAGAATCCGAATGTTTTCGTCAGCATTCATGAATTTATCCATGAACTGGAAAACCGGAATTATCAGGCACATTATATTTTTTTAGTTAAGATTTTAAAAATCCATGGGGTTGCCCCTCTGCTGAATACCGGGAATTTCCTTGATCCGGAGACCGGCACATTTTCTGCTGAACCGATGCACCAGCTGTTCAATAAAGAAGTTTCTGCCGTCTGGAAAATGATCATTTCTGCTCCGGACCCCTACCGTGTAAAAATCCCGCCGGTTTACAGAAAAGACCTGCTGGACAGCCTCCTTGTCTATTACCATTATCATATTACAGACTTCCAGATACCGCCTTCACTTGAGGTCATCCAACAGATATTTGAGTAA
- a CDS encoding T9SS type A sorting domain-containing protein: MKKLSLISLGILASLPLANAQTISSKKWGDLFSYNNVLAMKEDNGKLVAAAENGIFYYTISTGEITKLSKANGLHEVKISAFDYNPQTKVALVGYQNGSLDVISQDGIKYVVDIPIATGYNGSKRINHISITGDLAVISAGYGVSIFDLKKKEFKDSAFFLSGGVYEASNEATIFGNKVYAVTNTGLKSHEMNTTFPVFTTWTTDLAGAFRHIDSEGVLSFSSATTGYIYNSGTAVALSQNFSNVRDVVVNNSNIIVTDVNRVYTFNTNGNFNNTVSFGEDCNTATTVGSSVYGGTVLSGIKNESSNTFRPDGPYFNYAYKISLYGENQMLVSTGGREGRYNTGVNNPKNPGFYYFNGTEWIYPSYFIGNTTRFNVLDAVSDPVNPADVFFTNYTTSNGRGVYKMKYNAGSKDFTFAKNYNLGTDDTSARRAVGLTFDDVNNLFVTVAFSGDGTAPGPFTAVGAYDRATDNFLIRNTNQNFGAAQKALYYEGLLFIPTPRTNSFIAYDANKTTNISDDKEYILTQANGFAASSGGTISVAVDKSGDAWIGGDIGLRILPNAVSAIKTPASAVVEPVIIEQNGLGEELFRDTQILQIEVDAGDHKWVSVDGGGVYYLSADGQQTIKHFTKENSPLPTNTITDIKVDRKTGKVYFASYDGIVTYQGDIADVTSDFGNVLVYPNPVVYSNFKGKVTIKGLAEVTNIRITDTAGNIVNSAVARGGYYEWDLNNQKGSRVASGIYFVLMTNEDGSDKATAKIAVVN, translated from the coding sequence ATGAAAAAACTCTCTTTAATTTCTCTCGGTATCCTGGCATCCCTGCCTTTGGCAAATGCACAGACTATTTCTTCAAAAAAATGGGGAGACCTGTTTTCTTACAACAATGTCCTGGCCATGAAGGAAGACAACGGGAAGCTTGTGGCAGCAGCAGAAAACGGGATTTTCTATTATACCATTTCTACCGGTGAAATTACCAAGCTATCGAAAGCTAATGGGCTGCATGAGGTAAAAATTTCAGCTTTTGATTACAATCCGCAGACGAAAGTTGCTCTAGTAGGCTATCAAAACGGGTCGCTGGATGTGATTTCTCAGGACGGGATAAAATATGTTGTTGATATTCCAATTGCGACAGGCTACAACGGAAGCAAGAGAATCAATCATATTTCCATTACAGGAGACCTGGCTGTTATTTCCGCAGGCTATGGTGTTTCCATATTTGATCTGAAGAAAAAAGAATTTAAAGATTCGGCATTCTTTTTATCCGGAGGTGTCTATGAAGCAAGTAATGAGGCAACGATCTTCGGGAATAAAGTATATGCAGTAACCAATACAGGCTTAAAAAGCCATGAAATGAACACTACTTTTCCGGTATTCACAACATGGACCACAGATCTGGCAGGTGCTTTCAGGCATATTGATTCAGAAGGTGTGCTGAGCTTTTCATCTGCAACAACAGGATATATCTACAACAGCGGGACTGCGGTAGCCCTTTCCCAGAATTTCAGCAACGTCCGTGATGTTGTGGTTAACAACAGCAATATCATTGTTACTGATGTAAACAGGGTATACACATTCAATACAAACGGAAATTTCAATAATACCGTCAGCTTCGGGGAAGACTGCAACACGGCAACCACTGTAGGGAGCAGTGTATACGGCGGAACTGTTCTATCAGGCATAAAAAATGAAAGCAGCAATACTTTCAGGCCGGACGGCCCCTATTTTAATTACGCCTATAAAATAAGTCTGTATGGTGAAAACCAGATGCTCGTTTCCACCGGAGGAAGAGAAGGCAGATACAATACAGGAGTCAATAATCCGAAGAATCCCGGATTCTATTATTTCAACGGAACGGAGTGGATTTACCCTTCCTACTTTATTGGGAACACAACGAGATTCAATGTGCTGGATGCGGTTTCGGACCCTGTAAATCCTGCTGATGTTTTCTTTACCAATTATACGACTTCAAACGGCCGTGGTGTTTATAAAATGAAATATAATGCGGGCAGCAAAGATTTTACATTCGCCAAAAATTATAACCTGGGCACTGATGATACTTCTGCAAGACGAGCCGTGGGTCTTACTTTTGATGATGTCAATAATTTATTTGTAACGGTTGCTTTTTCAGGTGACGGAACAGCGCCCGGACCTTTTACAGCTGTTGGTGCCTATGACAGGGCTACCGATAATTTTCTGATAAGAAACACCAATCAGAATTTCGGGGCTGCACAGAAAGCACTATATTATGAAGGCTTGCTTTTCATCCCTACTCCCCGAACTAATAGTTTCATAGCGTATGATGCAAATAAAACTACAAATATTTCAGATGATAAGGAGTATATTCTAACCCAGGCCAACGGCTTTGCTGCCAGTTCCGGAGGAACCATTTCAGTTGCGGTTGATAAATCAGGTGATGCGTGGATCGGCGGAGATATCGGGTTAAGGATTTTACCGAATGCCGTTTCAGCGATAAAAACCCCGGCAAGTGCAGTGGTTGAGCCTGTTATTATCGAACAGAACGGGCTTGGTGAGGAACTCTTCAGGGATACCCAGATTCTGCAGATTGAAGTGGATGCAGGGGATCATAAATGGGTTTCCGTAGACGGCGGCGGGGTATACTATCTTTCTGCTGACGGGCAGCAGACCATCAAACATTTTACCAAAGAAAACTCTCCGCTTCCTACCAATACCATTACGGATATCAAAGTAGACCGGAAAACCGGAAAGGTATATTTTGCTTCTTATGACGGAATTGTTACCTATCAGGGAGATATTGCCGATGTTACCTCGGATTTCGGGAATGTCCTGGTTTATCCGAATCCTGTAGTGTATAGCAATTTTAAAGGGAAAGTGACCATCAAAGGACTGGCAGAAGTTACCAATATCAGAATTACCGATACAGCCGGAAATATTGTAAACTCAGCAGTAGCAAGAGGCGGTTATTACGAATGGGACCTCAATAACCAGAAAGGTTCAAGGGTAGCTTCAGGGATCTATTTCGTACTCATGACCAATGAAGACGGATCTGATAAAGCAACAGCCAAGATTGCGGTAGTCAATTAA
- a CDS encoding metallophosphatase, producing MDRKSFLKTIGGGTLAIALAPNMMMAEELKIPGVKAANQLTILHTNDQHSRIEPFDASYTKNPNQGGFARRAGLIQQIRNQESNVLLLDSGDIFQGTPYFNFFGGELEFKLMSMMNYDASTMGNHDFDNGLDGFLKVLPNAKFPFICSNYDFKNTVLDGKTSPYKIFNKNGIKVGLFGVGIKLDGLVGKKQYGETVYSDPVEAAQHYSAFLKNEQKCDLVICLSHIGYDYKDEPDKISDTILAAKTENIDLILGGHTHTFLPEPQVFINRQGKNVLVNQVGWAGLLLGRIDFFFDTDKNIKHISWNNQVIDSSITA from the coding sequence ATGGATAGAAAAAGTTTTTTAAAAACAATAGGCGGCGGAACCCTGGCTATAGCCCTGGCTCCGAACATGATGATGGCGGAAGAATTAAAAATTCCCGGCGTAAAAGCTGCAAACCAATTGACCATTCTTCATACCAATGACCAGCACAGCAGGATAGAGCCTTTTGATGCAAGCTACACCAAAAACCCTAACCAGGGAGGCTTTGCGAGAAGGGCAGGCTTAATCCAGCAGATCAGGAATCAGGAAAGCAACGTTCTGCTTCTTGATTCAGGAGATATTTTCCAGGGAACCCCTTATTTCAATTTTTTCGGAGGTGAACTGGAATTTAAATTAATGTCCATGATGAACTATGATGCCTCTACCATGGGGAATCATGATTTTGACAATGGACTGGACGGATTTTTAAAAGTTTTGCCTAATGCAAAATTTCCTTTTATCTGTTCGAATTACGATTTTAAGAATACTGTTCTTGACGGAAAAACTTCGCCTTACAAAATCTTCAACAAAAACGGCATTAAAGTCGGGCTTTTCGGCGTTGGAATAAAGCTGGACGGATTGGTAGGCAAGAAGCAATATGGTGAAACGGTATATTCAGACCCGGTTGAGGCAGCACAGCATTATTCCGCATTTCTTAAAAACGAACAGAAATGTGACCTCGTGATCTGCCTTTCACACATCGGTTATGATTATAAAGACGAACCGGACAAGATAAGTGATACCATTTTAGCCGCTAAAACTGAAAATATAGACCTTATTTTAGGAGGCCATACCCATACTTTCCTGCCGGAGCCCCAGGTTTTCATCAACAGGCAGGGCAAAAATGTCCTGGTTAACCAGGTAGGCTGGGCCGGACTGCTTTTAGGCAGAATAGACTTCTTCTTTGATACAGATAAAAATATAAAACACATTTCCTGGAATAACCAGGTGATTGACAGCAGCATAACAGCATAA
- a CDS encoding 5'-nucleotidase C-terminal domain-containing protein translates to MKNKFLLLGIALAALSSCKTVSPLQVADIQTRKNIPINNELKNDEAFMKVIEPYKQKLDQEMNQKISHTDTDLTKQGNNSNLGNLLADYTFSGADNWAKAHLNKNVDAALINIGGIRTTIGKGDILLKSIFEVMPFENEVIIVKMKGSDLQGLFDYYAKTQVNNPVSHLYIETDNGQLTKTLINGKTVNPAQDYYIATSDYLALGGDNMKFFAQGEAISTGIRLRDLFIEYFKNSPEIKANTDVRLNFTGKK, encoded by the coding sequence ATGAAAAATAAATTCTTATTACTAGGAATTGCACTGGCTGCGCTCTCTTCCTGTAAGACGGTTTCCCCGCTTCAGGTGGCAGATATACAGACCCGGAAGAACATTCCTATTAATAATGAACTGAAGAATGACGAGGCGTTTATGAAGGTTATTGAGCCTTATAAGCAGAAACTGGACCAGGAGATGAATCAGAAGATTTCCCATACGGATACAGATCTTACAAAACAGGGGAACAACAGCAACCTGGGAAACCTTTTAGCAGATTATACATTTAGCGGAGCTGATAACTGGGCAAAAGCCCACCTGAATAAAAATGTGGATGCCGCACTCATCAATATCGGAGGCATCCGGACAACCATAGGGAAAGGTGATATTTTACTGAAAAGCATATTTGAAGTAATGCCTTTTGAAAATGAAGTGATCATTGTAAAAATGAAAGGAAGCGATTTACAGGGGCTTTTTGATTATTATGCAAAAACACAGGTAAATAACCCCGTATCCCATCTGTATATAGAAACGGATAACGGGCAGTTAACCAAAACTCTAATCAACGGCAAAACCGTTAATCCGGCTCAGGATTATTATATTGCCACCTCTGATTACCTGGCTCTGGGCGGCGACAATATGAAATTTTTTGCCCAGGGAGAAGCCATTTCCACAGGCATCAGATTAAGGGACCTTTTTATTGAATATTTCAAAAACAGTCCGGAAATAAAGGCCAATACAGATGTTCGTTTAAATTTTACCGGTAAGAAGTAA
- the dapA gene encoding 4-hydroxy-tetrahydrodipicolinate synthase, with protein sequence MSILKGVGVALVTPFNEDLSVDFDSLTKLVEYNIENGTSYLVVLGTTAEAATLSGEEKKQVVNHIIKVNNKRLPLVLGIGGNNTLEVKKQIEETDLTAFEAVLSVSPYYNKPNQEGLYQHYKALASTGKNIIIYNVPSRTGQNVEAETTLRLAKEFPNLFLIKEASPNILQYFDILRKKPEGFSLVSGDDEFTLPVTLAGGDGVISVIGQGYPKEFSAMVQLAFEGKVKEAYEIHNKMVEITRLIFAEGNPCGIKAVLAEKGIVKNYLRLPLVAASEGLYAKIKAEMEKI encoded by the coding sequence ATGAGCATTTTAAAAGGAGTAGGTGTGGCTCTTGTAACACCCTTTAATGAAGATTTATCCGTGGATTTCGACAGTTTGACAAAACTTGTGGAATACAATATTGAAAACGGAACCAGTTATTTAGTTGTTTTGGGAACTACGGCGGAAGCGGCAACACTTTCCGGTGAGGAAAAGAAACAGGTGGTAAATCATATCATTAAGGTGAATAATAAACGTCTGCCTTTGGTACTGGGAATTGGCGGCAATAATACCCTTGAGGTGAAAAAACAGATTGAAGAAACTGACCTTACCGCTTTTGAAGCAGTGCTCTCCGTATCTCCGTACTACAACAAACCTAATCAGGAAGGGCTTTACCAGCATTATAAAGCGTTGGCTTCCACAGGGAAAAATATTATTATTTATAACGTCCCTTCCAGAACGGGGCAGAATGTTGAAGCTGAAACAACACTGCGCCTGGCAAAAGAATTCCCGAATTTATTCCTGATCAAAGAAGCTTCACCGAACATTCTCCAGTATTTTGACATCCTAAGAAAGAAACCTGAAGGCTTTTCACTGGTTTCCGGTGATGATGAATTCACGCTTCCCGTAACTTTAGCCGGAGGCGATGGGGTAATTTCAGTAATCGGACAGGGATACCCGAAAGAATTCTCTGCAATGGTTCAGCTGGCTTTTGAAGGAAAGGTAAAAGAAGCCTACGAAATTCACAATAAAATGGTTGAGATTACAAGATTAATTTTTGCCGAAGGAAACCCGTGCGGAATCAAGGCGGTACTGGCTGAAAAAGGGATTGTGAAAAACTACCTGAGGCTTCCGCTTGTGGCTGCTTCAGAAGGCCTTTATGCAAAAATAAAAGCCGAAATGGAAAAAATATAA
- a CDS encoding GNAT family N-acetyltransferase has protein sequence MELIKATESDIPLIQDLAKRSWESAYAGIISDRQIAYMLDLMYSEKEISAHFQHPHYHYYLIFDENNKSFEGFIGYEHGYEEQTTKLHRIYLVPESKGKGFGKKALDFLKAQVSGKGDTRIILNVNKINSARKFYESQGFKMYGEVVVDIGNGFVMDDFEMEFLTHG, from the coding sequence ATGGAATTAATAAAAGCAACTGAAAGCGATATCCCTTTAATCCAGGATCTTGCGAAGCGATCCTGGGAAAGTGCGTATGCAGGAATAATTTCGGACCGGCAAATTGCGTATATGCTGGATTTAATGTATTCCGAAAAGGAAATATCAGCCCATTTTCAACATCCGCATTATCATTACTATCTGATTTTTGATGAAAACAACAAATCATTTGAAGGATTCATCGGATATGAGCACGGATACGAAGAGCAGACAACAAAACTGCACCGGATTTATCTTGTTCCTGAAAGTAAGGGCAAAGGCTTCGGAAAAAAGGCCCTTGATTTTTTAAAAGCACAGGTGTCGGGTAAAGGCGATACAAGAATTATCCTTAATGTTAATAAAATAAACAGTGCAAGGAAATTCTATGAATCACAGGGTTTTAAAATGTACGGTGAAGTTGTAGTGGATATAGGAAACGGTTTTGTAATGGATGATTTTGAAATGGAATTTTTAACTCACGGATAA
- a CDS encoding helix-turn-helix transcriptional regulator, protein MKMYVKFDFNTLCKKVLEEKLKEHGLKYRLVNSGEVEFLESVTGTQRQAIKNSLEEYGMEIIESQKVASVQKIKDIIVKLVFSGEMISVKASVYIAEKMSHSYGYLSTLFSEVACTSIENFIILQKIEYAKELIISNQYSLTEIAHKLNYSSVAHLSTQFKNTTGVTPSYFQKIIAGRRKADSYNQQYRNAV, encoded by the coding sequence ATGAAAATGTATGTTAAATTTGACTTCAATACACTGTGCAAAAAGGTATTGGAAGAAAAGCTCAAAGAGCATGGACTGAAATACAGGCTGGTAAATTCCGGTGAAGTAGAATTTTTAGAGTCGGTTACCGGAACGCAGCGCCAGGCTATTAAGAACAGCCTGGAAGAATACGGAATGGAAATCATAGAGAGCCAGAAGGTAGCTTCGGTACAAAAAATCAAGGATATCATTGTAAAGCTGGTCTTTTCCGGTGAAATGATTTCTGTGAAAGCCTCAGTTTACATTGCGGAAAAAATGAGCCACAGTTATGGCTATCTTTCTACTCTGTTTTCAGAAGTAGCCTGTACTTCAATTGAAAATTTTATTATACTTCAAAAGATTGAATACGCAAAAGAGCTGATTATCAGTAATCAGTACAGCCTTACTGAAATTGCTCATAAACTCAACTATTCCAGTGTGGCGCATCTAAGTACCCAGTTTAAAAATACCACAGGGGTTACCCCTTCTTATTTCCAGAAAATCATTGCGGGCAGGAGGAAGGCAGACAGTTACAACCAGCAATACCGTAACGCGGTATGA
- a CDS encoding response regulator produces MTRECLNVMLMDHDEGNHIFFKNIFQDLKIRIKTSVFFTGPDMVNYLKSEKAVIPELLFMNYDIPEKNVLNCLAEIRSCSKLSQMTVAVYSSDLSSDAEEEIFIKGANVMMTKPDNYKDLKKALTEIVTVNWQYHTSGLNKDNFIMKV; encoded by the coding sequence ATGACCAGGGAATGTCTTAATGTGATGCTGATGGATCATGATGAAGGGAACCATATTTTCTTTAAGAATATATTTCAGGACCTGAAAATCAGGATAAAAACCAGTGTATTTTTTACCGGGCCTGATATGGTTAATTACCTGAAAAGTGAAAAGGCCGTTATCCCGGAACTTCTTTTTATGAATTATGATATTCCTGAGAAGAATGTATTGAACTGCCTGGCTGAAATCAGGTCATGCAGTAAACTCAGCCAGATGACTGTTGCTGTTTATTCATCAGATTTATCATCGGATGCAGAAGAAGAAATCTTTATAAAAGGAGCAAATGTTATGATGACGAAGCCGGATAATTATAAAGATCTGAAGAAGGCACTTACTGAAATAGTGACGGTTAACTGGCAGTATCACACATCCGGGCTCAACAAAGATAATTTTATCATGAAAGTGTGA